Proteins co-encoded in one Desulfitobacterium hafniense DCB-2 genomic window:
- the rsmB gene encoding 16S rRNA (cytosine(967)-C(5))-methyltransferase RsmB, with translation MDKITSRALAVQILRRIEEEKAYANLVMQKALHDLSDPRERQLATLLVNGTLKHRLTLDYALRRHLRKPLSQLPHEVRWILRISALQILYLSRIPAAVAINEGVELTKKQQGKYTSLVNSVLRRVLETGWDMLWPSKEKEPVRFLSLRYSHPEWMVKRWLKRYGMADTEALCQANNEPAPVWIRTNTLKISRADLQARLEGEGVKVTIGERVPESLVIEDFGSLDKLPSFQEGHFTVQDESSQLIAHVLNPQAGQKVLDACGAPGGKTTHLAQRMENQGEILAFDIHPHKVKLIEDLAARLGITIIRAQAGDARELAGVKDASCHKVLVDAPCSGLGVLRRRADMRWHKEEDEIKTLPALQLAILERAAQCVAAGGELVYSTCTIEPEENFEVVKAFRANHPEFITVDFSGELPYSLASEQDRKQAAKGFLQILPHKQGMDGFFLAKFRRVEV, from the coding sequence ATGGATAAAATAACCTCAAGAGCCTTGGCTGTGCAGATTCTCCGGCGCATCGAGGAAGAAAAAGCCTATGCCAATCTGGTAATGCAAAAAGCTCTGCACGATTTAAGCGATCCCCGGGAGCGCCAATTGGCCACCCTTCTGGTCAATGGGACGTTAAAACACCGTCTGACTCTGGATTATGCTTTAAGGCGCCATCTGCGCAAACCTTTATCCCAACTGCCCCATGAGGTGCGTTGGATTCTCAGAATCAGCGCCTTGCAGATTCTCTACCTTTCCAGGATTCCCGCAGCTGTGGCCATCAACGAAGGGGTGGAGTTGACCAAAAAGCAGCAGGGAAAATACACTTCCTTAGTGAACAGTGTCTTAAGGAGAGTTTTGGAAACCGGTTGGGACATGCTTTGGCCCAGCAAAGAGAAGGAACCCGTCCGCTTTCTTTCCCTGCGCTATTCTCACCCGGAGTGGATGGTGAAGCGCTGGTTGAAACGCTATGGCATGGCGGATACGGAAGCTTTATGCCAAGCCAATAACGAGCCCGCTCCTGTGTGGATCCGTACCAATACCCTGAAGATTTCCCGGGCAGACTTGCAGGCAAGGCTGGAGGGGGAAGGAGTAAAGGTGACGATTGGGGAACGGGTTCCGGAGAGTTTGGTGATCGAAGACTTCGGATCTCTGGATAAACTGCCCAGTTTTCAGGAAGGACACTTCACCGTTCAGGATGAAAGCTCCCAATTGATTGCTCATGTCTTAAATCCTCAAGCCGGGCAAAAGGTGTTGGACGCCTGCGGCGCCCCGGGAGGGAAAACCACTCACCTGGCGCAAAGGATGGAGAATCAGGGAGAAATCCTTGCTTTTGATATCCACCCCCATAAGGTGAAGCTTATCGAAGATCTGGCCGCCCGTTTAGGGATTACCATCATCCGCGCCCAGGCCGGAGATGCCCGGGAGCTGGCGGGAGTAAAGGATGCTTCCTGTCATAAAGTGTTGGTTGATGCCCCCTGTTCGGGGTTGGGGGTCCTGCGTCGCCGGGCGGATATGCGCTGGCATAAGGAAGAGGATGAAATAAAAACTTTACCGGCCTTGCAATTGGCCATCCTGGAGCGGGCGGCTCAATGCGTTGCGGCCGGCGGCGAGCTGGTTTATTCGACCTGTACGATTGAACCTGAGGAGAATTTCGAAGTGGTGAAGGCTTTTCGTGCCAATCATCCGGAATTCATCACCGTTGATTTCAGCGGGGAACTTCCTTATTCTTTGGCATCAGAACAAGACAGGAAACAAGCCGCCAAGGGATTTCTGCAGATTTTGCCCCATAAACAGGGTATGGATGGCTTTTTCCTGGCGAAATTTCGCCGGGTGGAAGTTTAG
- the fmt gene encoding methionyl-tRNA formyltransferase yields MRLVFMGTPDFAVPTLQALAAHGHDVAGVFTQPDRPSGRGKNLKPSPVKTAAQELGLPVYQPPKVKSPESLEILKELAPEVIIVVAYGQLLSKEILGLPPYGCINVHASLLPDWRGAAPIHWSILKGDQRTGVTTMQMDEGLDTGDMLLKTELPIGEDTTTGELHDALAQAGAQLLIATLEQLHKGKLPRTPQKGPVRYASLLTREHEKIDWARSAQDIHNQIRGLNPWPGSYILFREETVKVWKSSISAQARGDGAEPGLPALKDFKPGEIIAWDQQGLLVQTGEGLIRIVEVQPAGKKPMPARDFFLGRRGQAGESFG; encoded by the coding sequence ATGCGACTCGTTTTCATGGGAACGCCGGACTTCGCCGTTCCAACTCTCCAAGCCCTGGCGGCTCACGGTCACGATGTGGCGGGAGTGTTTACCCAGCCGGACCGCCCTTCCGGCCGGGGCAAGAACCTGAAGCCCAGTCCGGTTAAGACAGCCGCTCAGGAGCTGGGGCTGCCCGTTTATCAGCCCCCCAAAGTCAAAAGCCCCGAGAGCCTGGAAATCTTAAAGGAACTGGCCCCGGAGGTCATCATCGTGGTGGCCTATGGACAACTATTATCCAAAGAAATCTTAGGATTGCCCCCTTACGGCTGCATCAATGTCCATGCTTCCCTTTTGCCGGATTGGCGCGGCGCCGCTCCCATTCATTGGTCCATCCTGAAGGGAGATCAAAGGACCGGCGTGACCACCATGCAGATGGATGAAGGGCTGGATACGGGAGATATGCTTCTGAAAACCGAACTCCCGATTGGGGAGGATACCACCACCGGGGAGCTTCATGATGCTCTGGCCCAAGCTGGCGCTCAGCTTTTAATCGCTACTTTGGAGCAGCTTCACAAGGGGAAATTGCCCAGGACACCCCAAAAGGGGCCGGTGCGTTATGCCTCTTTGCTGACCCGGGAGCATGAGAAGATCGACTGGGCACGCAGCGCCCAAGACATTCATAATCAGATCCGCGGCCTGAATCCCTGGCCCGGTTCCTATATTCTGTTCAGAGAAGAAACGGTCAAAGTGTGGAAATCAAGCATCTCTGCGCAAGCAAGAGGAGATGGAGCAGAACCGGGCCTGCCTGCCCTTAAAGATTTTAAGCCAGGTGAAATCATCGCTTGGGATCAGCAGGGCTTGTTGGTTCAGACCGGAGAAGGGTTGATCCGGATTGTTGAGGTACAGCCTGCAGGTAAGAAGCCCATGCCGGCCCGGGACTTTTTCTTAGGTCGTCGTGGACAGGCGGGAGAGAGCTTTGGGTGA
- the def gene encoding peptide deformylase has protein sequence MAIYQIVEIGSEVLREKAVPVKEITPNIAKLLDNMLDTLYDANGVGLAAPQVGVSKRVVVIDVGEGPLELINPVIIAKEGEDLDDEGCLSIPGITGQVARAAKVKVEALNRQGELQVIEGEGLLSRCLQHEIDHLEGILFVDKAKKTSRR, from the coding sequence ATGGCGATTTATCAGATTGTAGAAATTGGTTCCGAAGTACTGCGGGAGAAAGCTGTTCCCGTCAAAGAGATAACACCTAATATTGCAAAGCTTTTAGATAATATGTTGGATACACTCTATGATGCCAATGGAGTAGGCTTGGCCGCTCCCCAGGTGGGAGTCTCCAAACGCGTCGTCGTTATCGACGTAGGAGAAGGCCCCTTGGAGCTAATCAACCCTGTCATCATCGCCAAAGAGGGCGAAGATCTGGATGATGAAGGATGCTTAAGCATCCCCGGCATAACCGGTCAGGTAGCCCGGGCAGCCAAAGTCAAAGTAGAAGCCCTCAACCGCCAGGGGGAGCTCCAGGTCATCGAAGGAGAAGGACTGCTTTCCCGCTGCCTCCAGCATGAAATCGACCACCTGGAAGGGATCTTGTTCGTTGATAAAGCGAAGAAGACTTCTCGGAGGTAG
- the priA gene encoding primosomal protein N': MHYAEVLVDVANRRLDQVFHYQIPEGLSLKRGMRVLVPLQYRQVQGVVVRITEQLPQEIAHSALKPILGIVDTMYVVPEDLVDLALWLAETTICSIAQSLHTVWPLLKGKVEEYVIPMASQEDEDVKALKILDSETYQALAVIFRSRNKTLPLSTYLKRSGLSKTQVEHLAKQGWLKLESRFTSGVPRKVQAALTPEERVGDDLGDRESMTGMMHEADIELNVHQGPDYLRTLTPEQGKVCEKVTQALDKQSYETLLLHGVTGSGKTEVYQRLIGEVLVKGGSAILLVPEISLTSQIARYFQDQFGEQLIVLHSGLQVGEKAKAWQDILQGKIRIVVGARSAVFAPLPDLRLIILDEEHESAYHQEENPKYHARNVARKRMEQLRGVVLLGSATPSLEAYAAAQTGKVPLLTMEERVNRRPLPPVEVVDMREELIKGNRSMFSLSLQDKLKRTLERGEQSMLFLNRRGYSTFVVCRECGYVIRCHDCDIALTYHTQGHTMRCHYCNHEEVPPRTCPECGSRYIRFFGQGTQRVEDEIKGLYPAARILRLDFDTTRSKDAYEDILGKFRRQEADILVGTQMMAKGLDFPNVTLVGVVAADQMLNMPDFRARERTFQLLTQVAGRAGRSQKPGQVVIQTYTPEDRAIIQASQHNFKGFFWEEIGYRKARNYPPFTHVIRVTLIHEKEEKVIKGAHSLVNSLRQGIVSDQNGHTSLDILGPAPAVIPRLKNHFRWQVSVKGKLMDTLREFLHQGVRRFARDPISSGIQLNIEVDPLSM; the protein is encoded by the coding sequence GTGCATTATGCAGAAGTTCTTGTTGATGTGGCCAATCGTCGCCTTGATCAGGTGTTTCACTACCAAATTCCTGAAGGGCTATCCTTAAAAAGAGGGATGCGCGTCCTTGTCCCTTTGCAATATCGTCAAGTTCAAGGCGTGGTGGTCCGGATCACGGAGCAGCTGCCCCAGGAGATAGCGCACTCGGCTCTAAAACCCATTTTGGGGATTGTTGACACTATGTATGTCGTTCCTGAAGATCTTGTGGATTTAGCTCTGTGGCTGGCGGAGACGACCATTTGCTCCATCGCCCAGAGTCTTCATACCGTTTGGCCCCTGCTCAAGGGTAAGGTGGAAGAGTATGTCATTCCTATGGCTTCCCAGGAGGATGAGGATGTTAAGGCCTTAAAAATCCTGGATTCAGAGACCTATCAGGCTTTGGCGGTTATCTTTCGGTCGCGGAATAAGACATTGCCCCTGAGCACCTATCTTAAGCGTTCAGGGCTGTCCAAGACTCAGGTAGAGCACTTAGCCAAACAAGGCTGGCTCAAACTGGAATCCCGCTTTACCTCCGGTGTTCCCCGCAAGGTCCAGGCTGCGCTTACTCCCGAAGAGAGGGTTGGCGATGACCTGGGAGATAGGGAATCGATGACCGGTATGATGCATGAAGCCGATATTGAACTTAATGTTCACCAGGGACCGGATTACCTGCGGACACTCACTCCTGAACAAGGGAAAGTATGTGAAAAAGTTACTCAGGCCCTGGATAAACAAAGTTATGAAACCCTGCTCTTGCATGGGGTTACCGGCAGCGGCAAGACGGAAGTCTACCAAAGACTGATTGGGGAAGTGCTGGTTAAAGGTGGTTCAGCCATTTTATTGGTTCCTGAGATTTCGCTGACGTCTCAGATCGCCCGCTATTTTCAAGACCAATTCGGCGAGCAGTTGATTGTACTTCACTCGGGATTGCAAGTGGGGGAAAAGGCCAAGGCCTGGCAGGATATTCTCCAGGGGAAAATCAGGATTGTCGTCGGGGCCCGTTCGGCGGTTTTTGCCCCGCTGCCTGATTTACGCTTGATCATCTTGGATGAAGAGCATGAGAGCGCCTATCACCAAGAGGAAAATCCCAAATACCATGCCCGCAATGTAGCCCGTAAACGGATGGAACAGCTCCGGGGAGTAGTGCTTTTGGGAAGCGCTACCCCTTCGCTGGAAGCCTATGCCGCGGCTCAGACCGGCAAGGTTCCTTTGCTTACCATGGAAGAACGGGTCAACCGCCGCCCGCTGCCCCCTGTGGAAGTGGTGGATATGCGGGAGGAATTGATTAAAGGGAATCGCAGTATGTTTTCCCTCTCCCTGCAAGACAAGCTGAAAAGGACCCTGGAGCGGGGAGAACAGTCCATGCTGTTCTTAAACCGCCGCGGCTACTCCACCTTTGTGGTCTGCCGGGAATGCGGTTATGTGATTCGCTGTCATGACTGTGATATTGCTCTGACTTACCATACTCAAGGCCACACCATGCGTTGCCATTATTGCAATCATGAAGAGGTTCCTCCCCGCACCTGTCCGGAATGCGGCAGCCGCTATATTCGCTTTTTTGGGCAAGGGACTCAGCGGGTGGAAGATGAAATCAAAGGACTTTACCCGGCGGCACGAATCCTCCGCCTGGATTTTGATACCACCCGCTCTAAAGATGCCTATGAGGACATCCTGGGCAAATTCCGCCGCCAGGAGGCAGATATCCTCGTGGGCACCCAGATGATGGCCAAGGGACTGGATTTTCCTAATGTCACTTTAGTAGGAGTTGTGGCAGCCGATCAGATGCTGAATATGCCGGATTTCCGCGCCAGGGAGAGAACCTTCCAGCTTCTGACCCAAGTGGCCGGCCGGGCCGGCCGCAGTCAAAAACCCGGGCAGGTTGTGATTCAGACTTATACACCGGAAGACAGGGCGATTATTCAAGCCTCTCAGCACAATTTTAAGGGCTTCTTTTGGGAAGAGATTGGCTATCGGAAAGCCAGAAATTATCCTCCCTTCACCCATGTCATCCGGGTGACCCTTATTCATGAAAAGGAAGAGAAAGTGATCAAAGGAGCCCATAGCCTGGTCAATTCTTTAAGGCAGGGAATAGTATCCGATCAAAATGGGCATACTTCTTTAGATATTCTCGGCCCTGCTCCGGCTGTGATTCCCCGCCTCAAAAATCATTTCCGCTGGCAGGTCTCGGTTAAAGGAAAACTTATGGATACACTACGTGAATTCTTGCATCAAGGTGTCCGGCGTTTTGCACGTGATCCCATTAGTTCGGGAATTCAACTCAATATCGAAGTAGATCCCTTAAGCATGTAA
- a CDS encoding heavy metal-binding domain-containing protein — protein sequence MIVTTTPNIDGRKIQNYYGIVTGEAIMGANVVRDIFAGITDIIGGRSGAYEEKLQDARQIALKEMEQNAARMGANAVVGVDIDYEVVGQSGSMLMVSASGTAVTVV from the coding sequence ATGATTGTAACAACAACCCCTAATATCGACGGCCGTAAGATTCAGAACTACTATGGAATCGTTACAGGAGAAGCCATCATGGGTGCCAATGTGGTGCGGGATATCTTTGCCGGCATCACAGATATCATTGGCGGCCGCTCAGGGGCCTATGAAGAAAAACTTCAGGATGCCCGTCAAATAGCCCTTAAAGAAATGGAGCAAAATGCAGCCCGCATGGGAGCCAACGCCGTGGTCGGTGTGGATATCGACTATGAAGTGGTAGGGCAAAGCGGCAGCATGCTTATGGTGAGCGCCTCAGGAACAGCTGTTACCGTGGTGTGA
- a CDS encoding solute carrier family 23 protein → MIREVQIHERLSLAQTIPLGLQHVFAMFGATVLVPFLTGLSPAVALLSSGIGTIVFLLLTKSQIPAYLGSSFAYIASLTYFVKDQNNLAAAMGGALVIGIIYVLLFALMSYFGSSWIHKIVPPVVAGPVVAIIGLSLTPTAAGMASEQWYIAIFTLAVTAFLSIYAKGFLKIIPILAGIVIGYIVAAFAGLVDFTAVTASVSVDSWDKIIVSPINADTWQAPVFNKAAILMFAPLAFVTIIEDLGHMIVLGNITHSDPIEKPGFNRVLLGNGLATGIASFLGGPPVTTYGENIGVLAVTRVYSTFNIWVAAFIAIILSFVNPLQALIMSIPTAVMGGVSLYLFGMIGVTGLRTLIEARVDFSKNKNLIIASVIFAVGIGVQSHGVAYATLAGIILNLVLREEKDEVAGSGKEVS, encoded by the coding sequence ATGATTAGAGAAGTTCAGATTCATGAAAGACTCTCTCTTGCCCAAACGATACCCCTGGGATTACAGCATGTTTTCGCTATGTTCGGAGCCACGGTACTGGTTCCTTTTCTCACCGGATTAAGTCCCGCCGTCGCTCTTCTCTCCTCAGGGATTGGCACCATCGTTTTTCTTCTCTTAACTAAAAGTCAAATCCCGGCTTATCTCGGCTCATCCTTTGCTTACATTGCCTCCTTGACTTATTTTGTTAAGGATCAAAACAATTTAGCCGCGGCTATGGGCGGCGCACTGGTCATCGGCATTATTTATGTCCTTCTTTTCGCTCTCATGAGTTACTTCGGAAGTTCCTGGATTCATAAAATTGTTCCTCCGGTCGTAGCCGGTCCTGTCGTGGCCATTATCGGCTTAAGCCTCACACCTACCGCTGCCGGAATGGCTTCCGAGCAATGGTATATCGCTATCTTCACCTTGGCTGTTACCGCTTTCCTCAGTATCTATGCCAAGGGCTTCTTAAAAATCATTCCCATTCTTGCCGGGATTGTCATCGGTTATATTGTCGCCGCCTTCGCCGGTCTGGTGGATTTCACCGCAGTAACGGCTTCTGTTTCTGTGGATTCTTGGGACAAGATTATCGTCTCCCCTATCAACGCCGACACTTGGCAGGCACCAGTCTTTAATAAAGCTGCTATCCTGATGTTCGCACCTTTGGCCTTTGTCACCATTATTGAAGATTTAGGCCATATGATTGTTCTGGGAAATATCACCCATTCCGACCCCATCGAGAAGCCAGGATTTAACCGGGTCTTGCTGGGCAATGGTCTCGCCACCGGAATCGCCAGTTTCTTAGGAGGCCCTCCGGTGACCACTTACGGTGAAAACATCGGCGTACTGGCAGTTACTCGGGTTTACAGCACCTTCAATATCTGGGTAGCAGCTTTTATCGCCATTATCCTCAGTTTCGTCAATCCCCTGCAAGCTCTGATTATGTCCATCCCCACAGCGGTTATGGGTGGAGTATCCCTCTATCTCTTCGGTATGATTGGGGTCACCGGTCTGCGCACTTTGATTGAAGCGCGAGTAGATTTCTCCAAGAACAAAAACCTGATTATCGCCTCTGTCATCTTTGCCGTAGGAATCGGCGTCCAAAGCCATGGTGTCGCTTATGCCACCTTGGCAGGGATTATCCTCAACCTGGTTCTCCGGGAAGAGAAGGATGAAGTAGCCGGAAGTGGCAAAGAAGTATCCTAA
- a CDS encoding HEPN domain-containing protein: MDNKVEYWFSIADYDFETAKAMLETKRYLYVGFMCHQTIEKALKAIIARDCADGELPPKTHDLTKLSIRAKLIDIMSDEQQDFIEELNPLNIEARYPEYKERIAQTLDSEVGQTLIKRTEGLLCWIKEQL; the protein is encoded by the coding sequence ATGGATAACAAAGTTGAGTACTGGTTTAGCATAGCCGATTATGATTTTGAAACTGCAAAGGCAATGTTAGAAACAAAGCGGTATCTATACGTCGGCTTTATGTGCCATCAAACAATAGAAAAGGCACTCAAAGCAATTATTGCCCGCGACTGCGCCGATGGGGAACTACCGCCAAAAACTCACGACTTGACAAAACTATCCATTAGGGCAAAACTCATAGACATAATGAGCGACGAACAACAGGATTTTATTGAGGAATTAAACCCGCTGAACATTGAAGCGCGTTACCCGGAATATAAAGAGCGTATAGCGCAAACGCTTGATAGCGAGGTAGGTCAAACCCTTATCAAGAGAACGGAGGGGCTTTTATGTTGGATAAAGGAACAGTTATAA
- a CDS encoding nucleotidyltransferase domain-containing protein: MLDKGTVINTVTQYADAVTKEFSPAAIVLFGSYAKGEAHDESDIDVAVIFNGFSGDWLKASSLLWRLRRGISYDIEPHLLDTTDDKSGLVQHVFKTGQIIYQS; the protein is encoded by the coding sequence ATGTTGGATAAAGGAACAGTTATAAATACCGTCACACAATATGCTGACGCTGTAACAAAAGAATTCAGCCCTGCCGCTATTGTCTTATTTGGATCTTATGCGAAAGGTGAAGCACATGACGAAAGTGATATTGACGTTGCTGTCATCTTTAACGGATTTTCCGGTGATTGGCTGAAAGCATCGTCTTTGCTGTGGCGTTTGCGTCGTGGTATCAGCTACGACATTGAACCGCACTTATTGGATACCACGGACGACAAAAGTGGCCTTGTGCAACATGTTTTCAAGACGGGGCAAATTATTTATCAGTCATAA
- a CDS encoding TIGR04282 family arsenosugar biosynthesis glycosyltransferase, which produces MSKGALILLTRIAVPGRVKTRLMPLLSGAECAALQKAMTLDTAYALATLERELFIFYSDEGPVELLDELPEKARLYPQKGRGLGARMYNALDTVLTLGYKDCLLLGSDLPLLDPGEVAKAGRILEEKDIVFCPSTDGGYWLVGMHTPFRPVFQGQRYSTGSVLADALACCAAHGLRPGLGPVRRDLDTPEDLAWLLAVKAANPQLRGRVMDWLQTWQGSRG; this is translated from the coding sequence ATGAGTAAAGGCGCGCTGATTTTGTTGACGAGGATTGCTGTGCCGGGCAGGGTGAAAACCAGGCTGATGCCTTTGTTGAGCGGAGCGGAATGCGCCGCCCTGCAGAAGGCCATGACTCTGGACACAGCCTATGCCCTTGCCACTTTGGAACGGGAACTCTTTATCTTTTACTCGGATGAGGGGCCGGTGGAGCTGCTGGATGAACTGCCGGAGAAGGCACGCCTGTACCCCCAGAAGGGGAGGGGTTTGGGGGCGCGGATGTATAATGCCCTGGATACGGTCCTGACTCTTGGCTACAAAGATTGCCTGCTGCTGGGTTCCGACCTGCCTCTCCTTGACCCTGGGGAGGTGGCAAAAGCAGGCCGCATCCTGGAGGAAAAGGACATTGTGTTTTGTCCCTCAACCGATGGCGGGTACTGGCTGGTAGGGATGCACACCCCTTTCCGCCCCGTTTTCCAGGGACAGCGGTACAGCACCGGCAGTGTGCTGGCCGACGCTCTGGCCTGCTGTGCTGCCCACGGCTTACGTCCAGGATTGGGGCCGGTCCGGCGGGACTTGGATACGCCGGAGGATCTGGCCTGGCTCCTGGCGGTGAAGGCCGCTAATCCGCAATTGAGAGGGCGGGTTATGGATTGGCTGCAAACATGGCAGGGCAGCCGAGGATAG
- a CDS encoding TIGR04283 family arsenosugar biosynthesis glycosyltransferase — protein sequence MISVIIPVYNEEQTLATFLPSLDSLAGEHEVLFSDGGSTDGTLELLTGHRVITGAKGRAAQCNRAGAEARGDVLFFLHCDSIVPADALFHIRAAVDRGARWGCLTLRFDNTGLLYRLGGHMSNLRVRWGHIAFGDQGIFVTRALFEQVGGFPELPIMEDYEFSLGLKRMKVFPVQVKSRIITSSRRFQAGGIFRVTWSMQRLRAMYRRGVDIETISREYRDVRRGNE from the coding sequence ATGATCTCCGTCATTATCCCGGTTTACAACGAGGAACAGACCCTGGCTACTTTTTTACCCTCCCTGGACAGCCTGGCGGGAGAGCATGAGGTGCTGTTTTCCGACGGGGGCAGCACTGACGGTACTTTGGAACTGCTGACAGGTCACCGGGTGATAACGGGGGCCAAAGGGCGGGCTGCTCAATGCAACCGGGCTGGGGCTGAGGCCCGGGGGGATGTGCTCTTCTTTCTTCACTGTGACAGCATCGTCCCTGCCGACGCCCTCTTCCACATCCGGGCTGCTGTGGACAGGGGAGCGAGGTGGGGCTGTCTCACCCTCCGCTTTGACAATACTGGTCTTCTCTATCGGCTGGGCGGGCACATGTCTAACCTGCGGGTGCGCTGGGGGCACATCGCCTTCGGAGATCAGGGGATTTTCGTGACCCGGGCCCTTTTTGAGCAAGTAGGAGGCTTTCCGGAGCTGCCGATTATGGAGGATTATGAATTTTCCCTGGGGCTGAAGCGCATGAAGGTATTTCCGGTGCAGGTGAAGAGCCGGATCATTACTTCATCCCGGCGCTTTCAGGCGGGTGGGATCTTCCGGGTGACCTGGTCTATGCAGCGGCTGCGGGCTATGTACCGCCGGGGGGTGGACATTGAGACCATCAGCCGGGAATATCGTGATGTGAGGAGAGGCAATGAGTAA
- the arsS gene encoding arsenosugar biosynthesis radical SAM (seleno)protein ArsS (Some members of this family are selenoproteins.), with product MGDARLERLDGIPAFETKFGDQALMDTAERLSVLQINVGKRCNLACKHCHVEAGPNRTEEMSREVMEACLRLLEENPFATVDITGGAPELNPHFRWLVGECAKGCAHVIVRTNLVILLEEGYTDLPEFYRDHRVNVVCSLPHYTAKNTDRMRGEQVFRRSIEAMKRLNEVGYGQEPELVLDLVYNPGGAFLPPSQTAMEAEYKEHLLREYGVSFSHLFTITNNPIGRFGAFLERSGNLEDYMYRLYGAFNASTLESMMCRFQVSVGWDGRLYNCDFNQAADLPMADGATIFDWTGKPMAKQRIRFGKHCYACTAGQGSSCGGATEGV from the coding sequence ATGGGTGATGCAAGACTGGAAAGGCTGGACGGCATCCCGGCTTTTGAGACAAAATTCGGGGATCAAGCCTTGATGGATACCGCCGAGCGGCTTTCGGTGCTGCAAATCAACGTGGGAAAGCGGTGTAATCTGGCCTGCAAGCATTGCCATGTGGAAGCCGGACCCAACCGGACTGAGGAGATGAGCCGGGAGGTGATGGAAGCCTGCTTGCGCCTTTTGGAGGAAAATCCCTTCGCCACGGTGGACATCACCGGCGGAGCCCCCGAACTCAACCCCCACTTCCGTTGGTTGGTGGGGGAGTGCGCCAAGGGGTGTGCTCATGTTATCGTGCGCACCAACCTGGTCATCCTGTTGGAAGAAGGGTATACCGATCTGCCGGAATTCTACCGGGATCACCGCGTCAACGTGGTTTGCTCCCTACCCCATTACACAGCCAAGAACACCGACCGTATGCGGGGAGAGCAGGTCTTCCGGCGGTCCATCGAAGCTATGAAGCGGCTGAACGAAGTGGGCTATGGACAAGAGCCGGAATTAGTTCTTGACTTGGTCTATAACCCGGGCGGGGCTTTTCTGCCCCCCTCCCAGACTGCTATGGAGGCTGAGTACAAGGAACATCTGCTGCGGGAGTACGGAGTGAGCTTCAGCCATCTGTTCACGATTACCAACAACCCCATCGGCCGTTTCGGGGCCTTTCTGGAGCGCTCCGGCAATCTGGAGGACTATATGTACAGGCTCTATGGAGCCTTTAATGCAAGCACTCTGGAAAGCATGATGTGCCGCTTCCAGGTGTCGGTGGGCTGGGACGGCAGGCTCTATAACTGCGACTTCAACCAGGCGGCGGATCTGCCTATGGCAGACGGCGCCACGATCTTCGACTGGACGGGCAAGCCCATGGCGAAGCAGAGAATCCGCTTTGGCAAACACTGCTATGCCTGTACGGCAGGACAAGGCTCCAGCTGCGGCGGGGCTACGGAGGGCGTATGA
- a CDS encoding arsenosugar biosynthesis-associated peroxidase-like protein, with protein sequence MATYYEAKDLEKFATMGECASELWEKFMGYYGAVFAEGNLTAREKSLIALAVATAVQCPYCIDSYTQDCLSKGVTEEQMTEAIHVACAIRGGASLVHGVQMKNIVKKLEL encoded by the coding sequence ATGGCGACTTACTATGAAGCAAAGGATCTGGAGAAATTCGCTACTATGGGAGAGTGTGCTTCCGAACTATGGGAGAAGTTCATGGGCTATTATGGCGCAGTCTTCGCCGAGGGGAATCTGACCGCCCGGGAAAAATCCCTGATCGCTCTGGCAGTGGCCACAGCTGTCCAGTGCCCTTACTGCATTGACTCCTATACTCAGGACTGCCTGTCCAAGGGGGTCACAGAGGAGCAGATGACCGAGGCTATCCATGTTGCCTGCGCTATCCGGGGCGGAGCCAGCCTGGTCCACGGGGTGCAGATGAAAAATATCGTGAAGAAGCTGGAGCTCTAA